The following proteins come from a genomic window of Theileria equi strain WA chromosome 2 map unlocalized gcontig_1105316255037, whole genome shotgun sequence:
- a CDS encoding hypothetical protein (encoded by transcript BEWA_040360A) gives MVAEGFVAGFQHGASALSGHAQSFWAELDMHLRVCQAAVMKTHDYALYMDACDLNGNCNFLVRNVYTPAAEWTARKASGLCCSMEFLDSKMEELHTQAKQAKNPYAAEELMDKLQALAMVREEFMKLVGSEVKTKDLKSDDRKHLAGSKVKVHAEPEAVHLEEEEVSA, from the coding sequence ATGGTTGCTGAAGGTTTTGTTGCAGGATTTCAACACGGTGCCAGTGCTTTAAGCGGACACGCTCAGTCGTTTTGGGCCGAGTTGGATATGCACTTGAGAGTTTGCCAAGCAGCTGTTATGAAGACTCACGATTACGCTCTTTACATGGATGCTTGTGATCTCAATGGCAACTGTAACTTTCTGGTTCGCAATGTCTATACTCCAGCTGCTGAATGGACCGCCAGGAAGGCCTCTGGACTTTGCTGTAGCATGGAGTTCCTAGACTCCAAGATGGAGGAACTCCACACACAGGCAAAACAAGCAAAGAATCCCTATGCTGCTGAAGAACTCATGGATAAGCTCCAGGCCTTAGCTATGGTGAGGGAGGAGTTCATGAAGCTCGTTGGCTCAGAAGTAAAGACCAAGGATCTCAAGTCGGATGACCGCAAACATCTTGCTGGTAGCAAGGTTAAAGTGCATGCTGAACCTGAGGCTGTTCATCtggaagaggaggaagtcTCTGCCTAA
- a CDS encoding hypothetical protein (encoded by transcript BEWA_040390A): MLPIFPNFHLQKLICKPSCEKCKRARSFEPDVTQNVSSRPGTAQTVGKEAVGNETFYDSLETVCASPGPHSANNANTTYESSAKKHKHGKSARENYFLALRKSISSGVESIKRKAGLDLYFFLRSEDELLDLKRRLIDLPPSEEVENVPAVVDDDRQEKLEREYNRKMASLDVATLTAYKCSSAPAPEPPVEIGVNVQAVDATSLSHVTAVFSTPSVQEPPTPIVSEPINLFRGSTDANKPSGNLFGDTSNIFGGSTDIKSDNIFSGISTESSSNIFGGSIDTGKSNIFGSSADTDKSSNIFGSSFDSDKSSSLFKSDDWNKSTNLFGKTTDVDKSSNLFGATTTSTDAGKSTNLFGGATESVDTEKSTSLFGAHSEVSSTNIFASTKDKGGVSTNIFGGTTEGTSSNLFGKLTDSEKPTNLFGTSSTDSSNVFSTTTDDEVKSTNIFWTQETRDSPKILDVTNVDSSDEDDTVTVVANSSPKEEETPKEDEESQELHSEKDPEAAQHSEDETKDNVPTDSVPDATEVQSASENADQETPKLQDDEASSSSEEEGAIPEPHEDAKTEPEKTTDSNVTAPVDDEEKENIQEKPQTEDSTEKENVTTEKRNIFGTTSDTAVKNLFKANESPMKNIFGESESSVKDIFGPKKGKTASSGSASSGIFSNAANVKNIFGATSKSNLFGSTTDASKSSNLFGSTTATSTSSTSLFGGASATTSTDASKSTNLFGGSTDTTKSTSLFGGSTDTSKSTNLFGTTSTSTDATKTTSLFGSAAASVDTGKSSNLFASTTTSADASKSTSLFGGATEGTSGSLFGKGPGLFSISGNINTSMPQGNPLFAPKEPTSDIFGKGTTGANFVFGQSNTGTSQQTQSSNIFGNTSGTPSNIFGNTSGFGSFGSNTFGATTPAFGSGNLFNQTGQQSQGTSNVFGFNQNNVQNSGNMFGSSGQGNFAVQGNNFGSLQSPQISIPGFGQSMNPQTEQNIAANPFAAQFLKNKKPRGRGRR, from the coding sequence ATGTTGCcaatttttccaaattttcacCTACAGAAATTAATTTGCAAGCCCAGCTGCGAAAAATGCAAAAGAGCAAGAAGTTTTGAGCCGGATGTTACACAGAATGTGAGCTCAAGACCAGGTACTGCTCAGACTGTGGGCAAAGAAGCCGTTGGTAACGAGACATTTTACGATTCGTTAGAGACTGTTTGTGCTTCTCCTGGACCTCATTCTGCAAACAATGCAAATACTACGTATGAAAGCTCTGCAAAGAAACACAAACATGGCAAGAGTGCGCGGGAGAACTATTTTTTGGCACTGCGCAAGTCTATTAGCAGCGGTGTAGAATCTATCAAAAGAAAGGCAGGTTTGGATCTCTACTTTTTTTTGAGgagtgaagatgaactTTTGGATCTAAAGAGAAGGTTAATTGATCTTCCACCCTCAGAAGAAGTTGAAAATGTGCCAGCAGTTGTTGACGACGACCGACAGGAGAAGTTGGAACGTGAATATAACAGGAAAATGGCCTCTCTGGACGTTGCAACATTGACAGCTTACAAATGTTCTTCAGCACCTGCACCAGAGCCTCCTGTTGAAATTGGAGTGAATGTACAGGCAGTAGATGCTACATCCTTATCGCATGTTACAGCTGTTTTTTCCACACCATCGGTGCAGGAGCCACCAACACCAATCGTTTCTGAACCTATTAATTTATTTAGAGGATCCACTGATGCTAACAAGCCATCTGGGAATCTCTTTGGTGATACTAGTAACATCTTTGGAGGTTCGACAGATATCAAGAGCGATAATATATTCAGTGGAATATCTACTGAATCATCTTCtaatatttttggaggcTCTATAGACACCGGAAAGTCGAAcatttttggaagttcCGCAGACACAGACAAAAGTAgcaatatttttggatcTTCTTTTGACTCTGACAAGTCTTCCAGCTTGTTTAAATCTGATGATTGGAATAAATCCACAAACCTGTTTGGCAAAACTACAGATGTGGATAAATCCAGCAACTTATTTGGTGCGACGACTACTTCTACGGATGCAGGtaaatccacaaatttgTTTGGGGGAGCTACTGAATCGGTAGACACTGAAAAATCTACAAGTCTATTTGGTGCACATAGTGAGGTTTCAtctacaaacatttttgctAGTACCAAAGACAAAGGTGGAGTTTCGACCAACATCTTTGGAGGGACGACTGAAGGAACATCTAGCAACCTGTTTGGAAAACTTACAGATTCTGAAAAACCCACAAATCTCTTTGGCACATCATCTACGGATTCAAGCAATGTTTTTTCCACTACAACAGACGATGAGGTAAAAAGTACCAACATATTTTGGACTCAGGAGACAAGGGATTCCCCCAAGATCTTGGATGTTACAAATGTTGACTCTTCGGATGAAGACGACACCGTTACGGTAGTCGCGAATTCTTCAcccaaagaagaagaaacgCCGAAAGAGGACGAAGAGTCTCAAGAATTGCACTCTGAAAAGGACCCAGAAGCTGCTCAACATAGTGAAGATGAAACAAAGGATAATGTTCCAACAGATTCGGTACCAGATGCAACCGAGGTTCAATCAGCCAGTGAAAATGCAGACCAAGAGACTCCAAAGTTGCAAGATGACGAGGCATCATCATCTAGTGAGGAAGAGGGTGCCATACCAGAACCACATGAAGATGCAAAGACTGAACCCGAAAAGACAACAGATTCAAACGTCACAGCTCCAgtggatgatgaagaaaaggagaaCATACAAGAAAAGCCTCAGACAGAAGACTCAactgaaaaggaaaatgttACAACAGAGAAACGAAACATTTTTGGTACAACCTCCGACACGGCAGTCAAGAATTTATTCAAGGCTAATGAATCACCaatgaagaatatatttgGTGAAAGTGAATCATCGGTCAAGGATATTTTCGGACCTAAAAAGGGTAAAACAGCCTCGTCCGGCTCTGCAAGCTCTGGCATATTTTCAAATGCAgcaaatgtaaagaatatttttggagCCACCAGCAAGTCTAACTTGTTTGGGAGTACTACCGATGCCAGTAAATCTAGCAACCTCTTTGGGAGCACTACTGCTACATCTACAAGTTCAACTAGCCTTTTTGGAGGGGCTAGTGCTACGACAAGCACGGATGCTAGCAAAAGCACAAACTTATTTGGCGGGTCTACGGATACCACAAAGagtacaagtttgtttGGTGGATCGACTGATACTAGTAAATCCACTAACCTATTTGGTACCACAAGCACATCAACAGATGCTACAAAAACTACGAGCCTATTCGGAAGCGCAGCTGCATCGGTAGATACCGGAAAATCTTCAAACCTTTTTGCAAGTACAACCACGTCTGCGGACGCGAGTAAATCTACAAGCCTGTTTGGAGGAGCTACTGAAGGCACATCTGGTAGTTTATTCGGAAAAGGTCCGGGCCTATTCTCTATCTCTGGCAACATAAACACATCAATGCCTCAGGGAAATCCACTATTTGCTCCCAAGGAACCGACTTCAGACATCTTTGGCAAGGGTACAACTGGAGCCAACTTTGTCTTTGGACAATCAAACACAGGTACATCGCAGCAGACCCAAAGTAGCAACATTTTTGGTAATACCTCTGGGACTCCAAGtaatatttttggaaacaCATCCGGATTTGGTAGCTTTGGTTCCAACACATTTGGAGCAACCACGCCAGCTTTTGGTTCTGGGAATCTCTTTAACCAAACTGGTCAACAATCACAGGGAACATCCAACGTTTTTGGTTTTAATCAGAACAATGTGCAAAACTCTGGCAACATGTTCGGATCTTCTGGACAGGGCAACTTTGCAGTGCAAGGGAACAATTTCGGTTCTTTGCAGAGTCCCCAAATTTCAATTCCAGGCTTTGGACAGTCTATGAATCCTCAAACTGAGCAGAATATTGCCGCGAATCCATTCGCTGCTCAGTTCctaaagaataaaaagCCCCGAGGAAGAGGGCGGAGGTGA
- a CDS encoding hypothetical protein (encoded by transcript BEWA_040370A), with amino-acid sequence MIIICVILMTLFSQVVKSYAIIDISKNDDVAHTRQYGSSDLYQTVYINKMGEPVGYIVDGDTLVWSHDKNTFCRQFSLYKINGVKKIASLFIDKKLERIYFLYFSGVYARIGVSDYANIFDRLVKGRVFDISAPVDHNTFMVQKYRPFGSSSRIYVPRKDLDVVKIMQGDQTIWKPRNCEKVESFVIHGVPGKENLLSVLIKEGRESEVYYFAKEESQWRKVSNVVFYAKLSIFDIEAENENFDSEISRLRAELESYNSMEVDQENNPYSVRV; translated from the coding sequence ATGATTATCATTTGTGTGATTTTGATGACCTTGTTTAGTCAGGTCGTGAAGAGTTATGCAATaattgacatttcaaaaaatGATGATGTCGCACATACTAGGCAATACGGAAGTTCAGATTTATATCAGACAGTCTATATCAACAAAATGGGCGAACCCGTAGGTTACATCGTGGACGGAGATACACTTGTATGGTCTCATGATAAGAACACGTTTTGTAGGCAATTCTCcctttacaaaataaacGGGGTCAAGAAAATCGCATCTTTATTTATTGATAAAAAATTAGAACGTATTTATTTCCTCTACTTTTCTGGTGTTTATGCTAGAATTGGAGTATCGGACTATGCGAATATCTTTGACAGATTGGTAAAGGGAAGAGTATTTGATATTTCAGCTCCGGTTGACCACAATACTTTCATGGTACAGAAATATAGGCCATTCGGAAGTAGTTCAAGGATATATGTACCACGGAAAGACTTGGATGTGGTCAAGATTATGCAAGGGGATCAAACAATTTGGAAACCGAGGAACTGCGAAAAGGTAGAATCTTTTGTCATTCATGGAGTGCCTGGAAAGGAGAATCTATTGAGTGTCCTCATTAAAGAAGGGAGAGAATCTGAAGTCTACTACTTTGCAAAGGAAGAATCACAATGGAGAAAGGTCTCGAATGTTGTATTTTACGCTAAACTGAGCATTTTTGATATAGAAGCGGAAAACGAGAATTTTGATTCCGAAATTTCCAGACTTAGAGCAGAATTGGAGAGCTACAATAGTATGGAGGTAGATCAGGAGAATAATCCATACTCGGTAAGAGTGTAA
- a CDS encoding signal peptide containing protein (encoded by transcript BEWA_040380A), whose product MSNLKSFYRLTLCLYLIAICGKSFHVAGTARQGAKLLFHQGFDRTDSSYEQVNGAQTVYPIHNESHAAFILDGKVPITKEQPEHSFSISPFSKGSWSPLEVQTTAKHHAPAHVAHEKDLNVIFTPTAEDVSEVDKKIHFAAESGMHNIREALLNYSRLMQLLKDDDKHVKFYIGGDEYTLSTALETLNKLVEDGERVQRMIIQASSIILAKFAGSKSD is encoded by the exons ATGTCGAATCTCAAATCGTTTTACAGGCTCACGTTATGCCTCTATCTCATCGCCATTTGTGGTAAATCCTTCCATGTAGCGGGTACTGCGAGGCAGGGTGCAAAACTCTTGTTTCACCAAGGCTTTGATCGCACAGATTCGTCGTACGAACAGGTCAATGGAGCTCAGACGGTCTATCCTATCCACAATGAGTCGCATGCTGCGTTTATACTTGACGGAAAGGTCCCTATTACGAAGGAACAGCCGGAGCATAGCTTCAGTATAAGCCCATTTTCAAAGGGGTCGTGGTCACCCCTTGAGGTACAAACGACCGCAAAACACCATGCACCAGCGCATGTCGCACATGAAAAGGATCTCAACGTCATATTCACTCCAACTGCTGAAGATGTTTCTGAGGTAGACAAGAAGATACACTTCGCCGCG GAATCTGGAATGCATAACATAAGGGAGGCACTTTTGAACTACTCCCGTCTTATGCAACTCCTGAAAGACGATGACAAACATGTAAAATTTTACATTGGAGGCGATGAATACACGCTCAGCACCGCCTTGGAAACTTTGAACAAACTAGTAGAAGATGGAGAACGAGTGCAAAGAATGATCATACAAGCAAGCTCCATAATATTGGCAAAATTTGCCGGATCAAAATCTGATtga
- a CDS encoding helicase family member protein (encoded by transcript BEWA_040350A), translating into MENMQEPSQAIKPEGETSSGQQSLGSSNALHAGQPGAIPGTGIPNGGQEGTSGEPSTNPQMYYQNPMMYAMYSQGGGQGTVNAANNPQMMRMRQPGLYYYPMGMQAAQQQPQQQGGQGMPAGMPNYMMTSKFMPQYSAYLGRMQSGDVKKEEGAAPAGASGPQEAGTDVTGGDKEADKKLPIRYPMGMMPMQQGAPGMPLPQANQGMPMQHGVVPTPQPMHPGVGSAGTLQGAPPGMQFPMPPYGMQPGIVGPSGMYYGPRLMVGNAIDGIPALRHASSQFKSVHQMLDALATQPRKKKKPQRSREVKNEDPDFKNVLQEYFSADGSDDASDDEYVLGRGVKSLEMNGIRRSGRTRTKNQRYDEYAESDADTFEEPTVKVNVTGPRRKRGPALGTQNRRPVKPAPNPYARTNYVTYDSSDEGSQYSAGRKDDENFEGYNKDEYDMVVSGLSLRHRKQRINYAEMENEEYSDAGSVEESAEQKESTGGIDRIINHRVNDEGETEYLIKWQGFAHIHNTWDSYENLKEYNGIRRLDNYIKRLKNQEDRQRYMSLDEIEQENIAAGLQRQIDEDALQAERLIVHYKDEETGKLVYLVKWRSCPYDQCTEEEEDVLREHGFSDLIDAYHKREDRICGDAARSIPWNTHSISLTKFEPYLQTPPYLCNPDYLEQLGYIRRPGPVKVEGAPGDGMVKPEEVKGEVPVPGRKLRDYQLTGLNWMVNRMKRGLSVLLADEMGLGKTVQTISLVGHFMYKEFLIGPYLIIVPQSTIDNWMREFETWLPQANAVCYYGNASAREIIRQRELCRVFVPGKGERYRCDVCITTPSIINAPVDLEFLRRISWQLMVVDEAHQLKNKHSKRFVELMQFMADYKLLLSGTPLHNNLEELWTLLHFINPQIYTYYEDFRRRYSDVENPAAIGENKQKQLLSLQQELHEFVLRRVKRDVEKSLPNKVERILRVELSPMQIEWYKNILARNYEELAKNSGGSRSSLQNICMELKKVCNHPFLCYEPEDRQQWLNGLIYGSGKICLLDKLLQRLKEKGHRVLIFSQMVRMLNIISEYLTLRGFKHQRLDGTMGKEVRKKAMDHFNDPNSDDFCFLLSTKAGGLGINLTTADTVIIYDSDWNPQNDLQAEARAHRIGQTKTVQIYRLVTKDSIEQTILERAKTKMVLDALVVQGLNKKSDAVVFQDDMGKSGFSREELAKILKFGASKLWSTANPAKASADGLDIDLDKVLEEAELTKENDSDLAADLLSSYTNITEFRYEPPEGQIEASSENDKEFWEATIPLEERVKLKKKKEEELLVMGPRRTRAKEVGAMETDDFSDDEGDADFQPRRGRRASTEEGAQEEVGSRKRGRKVTKKVVLTVKDRIKIHRSLCKFGVPELRLKDIHADTKLTKVDPRVILNECQNLIDMCKARIASADGEDDVVEEEEVDAAQNSTVAAAKKRSRRSSKTIELGEVKISPADFLEKLTLLEALEQWGRSQGGPNWAKLENSELTVPSEIIEYMSEGKETWTNDDCINLLKLVHIYGYGYWTLMCADKTHCVGVLKDLKHDRAKARALRILKVLLDYRSGHVIAKPTKRKKAKVPQEGESGQPVVVPAGEPSEPDASGDVATAGDDDGESSTISIEDMLISGEPLHKEHYPLAVKWALKGSRDMLKRLKHLKEECKGEPLENEQLRGELENAIPELNKLIEAAVGICTDEGTATKLKSACWRFIAKLVNATPEQVQALHEGNAESV; encoded by the coding sequence ATGGAAAATATGCAAGAGCCCTCACAGGCGATCAAACCAGAAGGAGAAACTTCCTCCGGCCAACAAAGTCTTGGATCTTCCAATGCATTACATGCTGGTCAACCTGGAGCTATTCCAGGCACTGGAATTCCAAACGGAGGACAGGAAGGAACCTCTGGGGAACCTAGTACAAATCCACAAATGTATTATCAAAATCCAATGATGTACGCAATGTACTCGCAAGGAGGAGGGCAAGGAACGGTGAATGCGGCAAACAATCCGCAAATGATGCGAATGAGACAACCAGGGCTATACTATTATCCAATGGGAATGCAAGCAGCACAGCAACAACCTCAACAGCAAGGTGGCCAAGGAATGCCAGCTGGCATGCCAAATTATATGATGACCTCAAAGTTCATGCCTCAATATAGCGCATATTTGGGTCGAATGCAGTCTGGTGATGTTAAAAAAGAAGAGGGAGCAGCACCGGCAGGTGCTTCAGGTCCACAGGAAGCTGGTACTGATGTAACAGGTGGAGACAAGGAGGCAGATAAGAAGCTTCCAATTCGCTATCCAATGGGCATGATGCCAATGCAACAGGGAGCTCCAGGAATGCCTCTACCACAGGCAAATCAGGGTATGCCCATGCAGCACGGAGTTGTGCCCACGCCACAGCCTATGCATCCTGGAGTAGGATCTGCTGGTACTCTACAGGGTGCACCACCTGGAATGCAATTTCCAATGCCACCGTATGGCATGCAGCCTGGAATAGTTGGTCCAAGTGGAATGTATTATGGTCCTCGTTTGATGGTTGGTAATGCAATTGATGGAATTCCAGCCCTCAGACATGCAAGTAGTCAGTTCAAGAGTGTACATCAAATGCTTGATGCACTTGCTACACAACCACgcaagaagaagaaaccACAGCGTTCCCGTGAGGTCAAAAATGAGGATCcagattttaaaaatgtactcCAAGAGTACTTTTCAGCTGATGGTTCAGACGATGCAAGCGATGATGAATACGTTTTAGGAAGAGGTGTAAAGAGTTTGGAAATGAATGGGATTAGGAGGAGTGGTAGAACACGCACAAAAAATCAAAGGTATGATGAGTATGCTGAGTCTGACGCAGATACCTTTGAAGAACCCACTGTAAAGGTAAATGTAACTGGCCCTCGACGCAAGCGAGGCCCAGCATTGGGCACTCAGAACCGACGTCCAGTTAAACCTGCACCAAATCCGTATGCACGCACAAATTATGTGACATATGATAGCTCAGATGAAGGCTCACAATATTCCGCTGGACgcaaagatgatgaaaactTTGAAGGATAtaataaggatgaatatgatATGGTAGTCTCTGGCTTATCCCTAAGACACCGCAAGCAGCGTATTAATTATGcagaaatggaaaatgaagagTACTCTGATGCCGGTTCTGTGGAAGAATCCGCTGAACAAAAGGAATCAACTGGTGGTATTGACAGAATTATCAACCACAGAGTTAATGATGAGGGTGAGACAGAGTACCTAATTAAATGGCAAGGTTTCGCACATATCCATAATACATGGGATTCCTATGAGAATTTGAAGGAATACAACGGCATTAGGAGGTTAGATAACTACATTAAGAGGCTCAAGAATCAGGAAGATAGGCAACGGTACATGAGTTTGGATGAAATTGAACAAGAAAATATCGCTGCTGGTTTGCAGAGACAAATCGATGAAGATGCATTACAAGCAGAAAGACTCATTGTGCActacaaggatgaagagACAGGAAAGTTAGTCTATCTTGTAAAGTGGCGCAGTTGCCCATATGACCAGTGCactgaagaagaagaggatgtGCTCAGGGAACATGGATTCAGTGATTTAATTGATGCGTATCACAAGCGTGAAGACAGAATTTGTGGAGATGCTGCCAGGAGTATCCCATGGAATACACACTCTATTAGTTTGACAAAGTTTGAGCCTTATCTTCAGACGCCACCTTATCTATGCAACCCAGACTATTTGGAGCAGCTTGGATACATTCGCAGACCCGGTCCTGTGAAGGTTGAAGGAGCGCCTGGTGATGGAATGGTTAAACCGGAAGAAGTAAAGGGAGAGGTACCAGTACCAGGAAGAAAGCTCCGCGATTACCAGTTGACTGGTCTCAACTGGATGGTTAACCGCATGAAGCGTGGTCTTAGTGTCTTGTTGGCAGACGAAATGGGACTAGGAAAGACTGTCCAAACAATTAGTTTGGTTGGTCATTTCATGTACAAGGAATTTCTCATTGGTCCATATCTTATAATTGTACCTCAGTCCACCATTGACAACTGGATGAGAGAATTTGAGACGTGGTTGCCTCAGGCTAATGCTGTGTGTTACTATGGTAATGCTAGTGCTCGTGAGATTATAAGACAGAGGGAACTTTGCAGAGTTTTTGTACCCGGAAAGGGTGAACGTTATCGCTGCGATGTTTGCATTACGACTCCATCGATTATTAATGCCCCTGTCGACCTTGAATTTTTGCGTAGAATTTCATGGCAACTTATGGTTGTTGATGAAGCCCACCAACTCAAGAATAAGCATTCAAAGCGTTTTGTAGAGTTGATGCAGTTTATGGCTGACTACAAGTTGTTGTTGAGTGGTACGCCTTTACATAATAACTTGGAAGAACTTTGGACCCTTCTTCACTTTATCAATCCGCAAATATACACTTACTATGAAGATTTTAGACGGAGATATAGTGATGTTGAAAATCCTGCTGCCATTGGAGAGAATAAGCAAAAGCAGCTATTGTCACTTCAGCAGGAATTACACGAATTTGTCCTTCGTAGGGTCAAGAGAGATGTTGAGAAGTCCCTTCCGAACAAAGTTGAGCGCATTTTGCGTGTGGAACTTTCACCCATGCAGATTGAGtggtacaagaatattTTGGCCAGGAATTACGAAGAATTGGCCAAGAATAGTGGTGGTTCGAGGAGCTCACTACAGAACATATGTATGGAACTCAAAAAGGTTTGCAATCACCCATTCTTGTGTTATGAACCAGAAGATCGGCAGCAATGGCTCAATGGTCTCATTTATGGTTCTGGAAAAATTTGTCTCCTGGACAAGTTACTGCAGAGACTTAAAGAGAAGGGACATCGCGTTCTCATTTTCTCACAAATGGTTCGCATGTTGAATATAATTTCAGAGTACTTAACTCTTAGAGGATTTAAGCACCAGCGCCTAGATGGCACTATGGGCAAAGAGGTTAGAAAGAAGGCTATGGACCACTTTAATGATCCAAACAGCGATGATTTCTGTTTCCTTCTTTCGACAAAGGCAGGTGGTCTTGGTATTAATCTTACCACTGCTGATACTGTCATTATTTATGACAGCGATTGGAACCCGCAAAATGATTTGCAAGCGGAAGCTAGAGCACACAGAATTGGTCAAACTAAAACTGTTCAGATTTATAGGCTTGTGACAAAGGATAGTATAGAACAGACTATTTTGGAGAGAGCCAAAACGAAAATGGTTCTAGACGCCCTCGTTGTTCAGGGTCTCAACAAAAAGAGTGATGCTGTGGTATTTCAAGATGATATGGGGAAATCAGGTTTCTCCAGAGAGGAGTTGGcaaagattctcaaattcGGTGCATCTAAACTCTGGTCTACTGCCAACCCCGCCAAAGCCTCTGCCGATGGTCTGGACATTGATTTGGATAAGGTTTTGGAGGAAGCTGAGTTGACAAAGGAAAACGACAGCGATTTAGCCGCAGACTTGTTGAGTTCCTACACGAACATCACAGAATTCAGATATGAACCACCAGAGGGCCAGATTGAGGCATCTTCTGAGAATGACAAGGAGTTTTGGGAAGCAACAATCCCTCTCGAGGAGCGTGTCAAGCTTaagaaaaagaaggaagaagagctCTTGGTCATGGGACCAAGGAGAACCAGAGCGAAGGAGGTTGGTGCCATGGAAACTGATGACTTTTCTGATGATGAGGGAGATGCAGACTTCCAGCCACGTAGGGGCAGAAGAGCTAGCACCGAAGAAGGCGCACAAGAAGAGGTGGGAAGTCGCAAGCGTGGCCGCAAGGTTACCAAGAAGGTTGTTTTGACTGTCAAGGACCGTATTAAAATTCACAGATCGCTCTGCAAGTTTGGTGTTCCAGAACTCCGTCTAAAGGATATTCACGCTGATACCAAACTTACAAAGGTTGACCCTAGAGTCATTTTGAATGAATGCCAAAACCTTATTGATATGTGCAAGGCCAGGATAGCTTCTGCAGATGGGGAAGATGATGTAGTCgaagaggaggaagttGATGCCGCTCAAAACAGTACTGTGGCTGCTGCCAAGAAGAGGTCCAGGAGATCATCAAAGACCATTGAACTAGGCGAAGTAAAAATTTCACCTGCAGATTTCTTGGAGAAGTTGACGTTATTAGAAGCTCTAGAACAATGGGGACGTTCCCAAGGTGGACCCAACTGGGCAAAACTTGAAAATTCTGAGCTTACTGTCCCATCTGAAATCATTGAATACATGAGTGAGGGTAAGGAAACGTGGACAAATGACGACTGCATCAACCTACTCAAGCTTGTTCATATTTACGGTTATGGATACTGGACGCTAATGTGTGCAGATAAGACACATTGCGTAGGTGTTCTCAAGGATTTGAAGCATGATCGAGCAAAGGCACGTGCTCTTCGCATTCTCAAGGTGCTCTTGGATTACAGGAGTGGACATGTTATTGCTAAACCAACCAAGAGAAAGAAGGCCAAGGTTCCACAAGAGGGTGAATCTGGGCAGCCTGTAGTTGTGCCAGCCGGAGAACCCTCCGAGCCTGATGCTAGCGGTGATGTGGCTACTGCAGGAGACGACGATGGAGAGTCTAGTACAATCTCAATTGAGGATATGCTAATTTCAGGGGAGCCGTTGCACAAGGAACACTATCCTTTGGCTGTAAAGTGGGCACTCAAGGGATCTAGAGATATGCTCAAGAGGCTAAAGCATCTAAAGGAGGAATGCAAGGGTGAACCTCTGGAGAATGAGCAACTCAGGGGAGAATTGGAAAATGCAATTCCAGAGCTAAATAAGCTCATCGAAGCTGCTGTTGGCATTTGTACAGATGAAGGAACCGCAACCAAGCTAAAGTCTGCTTGCTGGAGATTTATTGCAAAGCTTGTAAATGCCACACCTGAACAGGTTCAAGCATTACATGAGGGTAATGCAGAGTCTGTCTAG